From Argopecten irradians isolate NY chromosome 12, Ai_NY, whole genome shotgun sequence, one genomic window encodes:
- the LOC138336628 gene encoding mucin-21-like: MAEMEVLSEPEEVKLNRSSTNVTFNPDYECVSNETSTEGRKPTNNMQIVKRMDELEVLTEPEEDRLNRSSTNVTFNPDYECVSNETSTEGRKPTNNMKIEKRTDGLEVLTEPEGDKLNWSSTSVTFNPDYECMSNETSTEGRKPTNNMKIEKRTDGLEVLTEPEGDKLNWSSTNVTFNPDYECVSNETSTEGRKPTNNMKIEKRTDGLEVLTEPEGDKLNWSSTNVTFNPDYECVSNETSTEGRKPTNNMKIEKRTDGLEVLTEPEGDKLNWSSTSVTFNPDYECMSKETSTEGRKPTNNINSNHGQHLIACDIDDHKIIAVKLQTYIRTQPKMQTQSGSGSMTANDTLSQPKVQTQTGTGSGSATGNDTRTQPKVQTQSESRSGSTTANDTLSQPKVQTQTGTGSGSATAYDTPTQPKVQTQSVSRSGSTTANDTRTQPKVQTQTGTGSGSAAANDTRTHPKVQTQSVSRSGSTTANGKR, encoded by the exons GCAGATTGTGAAGCGAATGGATGAGTTGGAGGTTTTAACAGAACCAGAAGAGGACAGACTCAATCG GTCATCAACAAATGTGACATTCAACCCAGACTATGAATGCGTGTCTAATGAGACATCAACCGAGGGACGAAAACCAACAAACAACAT GAAGATTGAGAAGCGAACGGATGGGTTGGAGGTTTTAACAGAACCAGAAGGGGACAAACTCAATTG GTCATCAACAAGTGTGACATTCAACCCAGACTATGAATGCATGTCTAATGAGACATCAACCGAGGGACGAAAACCAACAAACAACAT GAAGATTGAGAAGCGAACGGATGGGTTGGAGGTTTTAACAGAACCAGAAGGGGACAAACTCAATTG GTCATCAACAAATGTGACATTCAACCCAGACTATGAATGCGTGTCTAATGAGACATCAACCGAGGGACGAAAACCAACAAACAACAT GAAGATTGAGAAGCGAACGGATGGGTTGGAGGTTTTAACAGAACCAGAAGGGGACAAACTCAATTG GTCATCAACAAATGTGACATTCAACCCAGACTATGAATGCGTGTCTAATGAGACATCAACCGAGGGACGAAAACCAACAAACAACAT GAAGATTGAGAAGCGAACGGATGGGTTGGAGGTTTTAACAGAACCAGAAGGGGACAAACTCAATTG GTCATCAACAAGTGTGACATTCAACCCAGACTATGAATGCATGTCTAAGGAGACATCAACCGAGGGACGAAAACCAACAAACAACAT AAATTCTAATCACGGCCAGCATTTGATAGCTTGCGACATTGACGACCACAAGATTATTGCAGTGAAGTTGCAAACAT ATATCCGTACGCAGCCAAAGATGCAAACACAATCCGGATCAGGGTCAATGACAGCAAATG atacCCTTTCACAGCCAAAGGTGCAAACACAAACCGGCACCGGATCAGGTTCAGCGACAGGAAATG atacCCGTACACAGCCAAAGGTGCAAACACAATCCGAATCCAGATCAGGGTCAACGACAGCAAATG atacCCTTTCACAGCCAAAGGTGCAAACACAAACCGGCACCGGATCAGGTTCAGCGACAGCATATG atacCCCTACGCAGCCAAAGGTGCAAACACAATCCGTATCCAGATCAGGGTCAACGACAGCCAATG atacCCGTACACAGCCAAAGGTGCAAACACAAACCGGCACTGGATCAGGTTCAGCGGCAGCAAATG atACCCGTACACATCCAAAGGTGCAAACACAATCCGTATCCAGATCAGGGTCAACGACAGCAAATGGTAAGCGATGA